Part of the Nicotiana sylvestris chromosome 2, ASM39365v2, whole genome shotgun sequence genome, AGTCTTTTTTAGAGTTAAAATtacaattatgttacgcgaacgtatacataatcgcaatactaatctaaatcagacctaaagcaaactactatAGTTCAAGGTTGTTCATTTCCTAAGTTTGTTTGAGATTATTGCAAGGCTAAGAGTTATGGAATTATTATGGAAGAAGCAATGATGTACTCTAGTTTACGAGTAAAAACTAAGAATTTTAAAGCCGTCAGATCTAGATTAATTCAAAACAATACCTAACTTTAAAGCCCAATCAACATTATCTAACGATAAAGGCCCATTCATCATTCTTTCGATTAGGTCCAAATTCTTCTCTTTCATTATAGTCCAAAATTAAAGCGTCATATGTTCACCAATCTCAACAAATTGCCAGATTTTCACGAACCGTGGCCTAAGGCAAATTTACAAACAAAATTCATGGCCTAATTTATTTACTAATTAACCAAATATAAGCTCTAAATCTAACCAGCAAACAATCAAAACTCATGGCAAATCAGGATATGAaccaatgaaaattcttcaacaaATACCCCAAGCAAACACATAAACAGTGATTCATGAACAAATATAATGAAAAGATCGACCAAAAATATAAATCGAAATAGGAAAGAACAGACCTCAATCAGCCGCAATTTTTATTTAAAATGGGAGCTCTCAAATTCACGCACAATGAAGAGATCCGACTTAATACTTTTGCTAAAGATCTGAACCAAAATCGGAGACTTCTAAAGGCGACATCGCCGGAACCTCGAACCGGCGAACTCGAACATCACCTCACTTTAAAGATAGTTTCGGAACTGATTTTGAAAGCTGCTTTGCAAGGTGATTCCCAGCTGCAATTAGCAGCGTTTTCGGAGTGAAAATGACGATTTTTGGACGCATTTGAGGGCTGATTTTTGGAGCTCCTGTTGCTGGTATTTACACAGCTGAAACAGATTATTTGCAGCTTGTTTAAGGATGGTTTTGAGGGCTGATTTGGGAGGTGAACTGCtgcgtctttttttttttttttgcagcgATTTGGGGCTGATTTAAGGCGATTTTCGGCTGGAAAAGAGGCAGCGTTTTGGACCTGTCTTGCAGCTGATTTTTGCCACTTTCCTGGGCTGTTTTCGCAGCTATTTCAGCTGGGTTTTGGTGAGTTTATGGCTGTATTTTTATGGTGAAAAGGAAGCTGTTTTTCAGCTGGTTTGTGGCTGGTTTTGCAGCAGCAATGCAACTGTTTCGGAGTTGGTTTTTTGGGCGTTTTTTGCAGCTGGGTTTGCTGCAGATTTTTGCTCGAGTTTTGGTGGCTAAAGGTGACCTTACATGGCAAAAATGGAGGAAAGGATGACTGGTTTTTTTTTTGACGAAGAAAGAGGCTGCGTTACTTTTTCAGTTCCTTCCCAGATCTCCTCTTTCTGTAGTGTGCCTTTCTTTTTCAATTGAAAGAACCCCAGAAAAATGAAGTCCTTTTTTGAAGAgcggaggtggagtacaatggtctcgttgtataagaacaaaggtgatgttcagagctgtaacaactatagggacatcaaattactaagtcataccatgaaagtttgggagagagtggtagaaatgagagtgcgaaggacggtgtctatttcagacaaccagttcgggttcatgccgggacgatctaccacagaagctatccaccttattaggaggatggtggaacagtacagagataagaagaaggatctccacatggtgtttattgatctggagaaagcgtacgataaggttcctaggaaggtcttatggagctgcttagaggataaaggggtcccgagtaactatattagggtgattaaagacatgtatgatggagctaagactcgggttaggacagtaggaggcgactctgaacactttccagttattacggggttgcaccaagggtctgcgctcagcccattcctatttgccctggtgatggatgcactgactcatcatattcaaggggaggttccatggtgcatgctatttgctgatgacattattctaattgacgagacaagaggcggcgtcaacgagaggctagagatttggagacatgctcttgagtctaaaggtttcaagttgagtaggacgaagacggaatacctcgagtgcaaatttggagttgagccgacggaagcgggagttgaagtgaggcttgactctcaagtcattcccaagagaggtagtttcaagtaccttggatcggttattcaggggatcggggagattgacgaggatgtcacacaccgtataggggtggggtggatgaagtggaggttagcgtcgggagtcttgtgtgacaagaaagtgccaccgttactaaaaggtaagttttatagagcagtggttaggcctgccatgttgtatggaactgaatgttggccggtaaagaactcacacatccagaagatgaaagtagcagagatgaggatgttgaggtggatgtgcgggcatacaaggatggataagattaggaatgaagatattcgagagaaggtgggtgtggcccccatggaggacaagatgcgggaagtaagactcagatggttcgggcacattcagaggaggagcactgatgcaccggtgaggaggtgtgagcgactggctgtagtgggcacgcggagaggtagaggaagacctaagaagtattggggagaggtgatcagacaggacatggcgcgacttaggattactgaggacatggcccttgatagggaattatggaggtcgagcattaaggttgtaggttaggggagagtgtgaatatttctacagcacaatagagggagactatccagttaggagttagactaggaatgtcattggtcgtctattgatgcagggctttaccttctagttgtactataccagccatctatttcgtatttcgtatttcgtattctgtatttcatatttcatatctcttatatattgttgttatttttattacgcatttttatggtactaatatatcatctcctattgcttttttgagccgagggtctcctggaaacagcctctctacccttcggggtaggggtaaggtctgcgtacatattaccctccccagaccccactttatactgggtcgttgttgttgttgttgttgttgtaatgatCGATCCCTTTTTTCCAAATCCAGGGAAATGGCTGCCGTTCTTAGGGGTGCAGAGTTTAGATTCAAAagtaggcctaaaaatgggttgctcgagcgcagattttattctttctccgcgaacgagattaaaaatgcgatctcatttattaattaatcctacttaagtaaaataactattaaaataagactgaccgttaaaataaactatttttttttggtatttttcaagattaaaaatgattacaaaacattaatggaacaacttttgtaattttcatttttcttgtaataaaataaagtgaaagagtaaaaattagttgaaatagctatattaggcctaaattaaatgattacgtgctaaaatatgaaaatgtttggagagggtcaaaaatcacatgtctacagctggtCTTGCATGGGTTGTGGATTCCATTGTGTGAAGATAGAGTTCAGCATCATCAGGTCCTCCGAAGCAAAGAAGGGGAGATTGATAGGTGGGTTTTGAGGTAGTTGTTGGTTGGAATTGTGGGGTATATTCCATATTTGCTGCATGTTGTGAACTGGGTTTTGATTTAGTGAGGGTGCTAAGGGTTTTAGTATATTGCTCATCCACGTTTGATTTATGTAGTTGTTCATGGCTAGGCTCATTCCCTCCAAGATTAGTTGTGCAAGGAAGTGTGTGTTTTGGATGATTAGAATAGACTTCTCTCCATTGATCTCCATGTTGAAGGAGATGGCATGCCCTTGAAGGCCGAGTTCCACCCATAATTATGGTACATGGTTGGGAGGGCTCGGAGGTTGGGCATAGATGACTGGATTTGGTTGGATTTGGTTGAATTTGAGGAGGGAGTGGTGGTAGGTTGTTCATTCTCTGATTTCTTGAGATGTGGATTAGTTGAATCAGGCGATATCTCCTTCTCAAAGTTAGTGGTGGTCTTGACATTGTTAGTGGCTTGGGGTAATATAGGGATGATACTATCTACTGGTGTAGTAGGTTTAGTAATGATGTGCTCTATGTTTGTAGTATTTGGGAGGGTTTGTGTGTGATTTATAAGAAGACCTTCCAAATCTTGCATGGATTTGCTTTCATCCATTTGGCAGTCTTCTACGTCCATGTATTGCATGGTGAAGTTAAAAACAATGGGGAGATTTTGCATGTTAGCTTCTAGTAAGGGATTTTCAATCTCATTTGATTGGATATTTAAGTTAGCGAGATGGCTATTACTAGGGGAAATAATGGTGTTTTGACTGCTTATGTTGGTTATTGAGAGATTTACTACCAAATCCAATTTGTTAGATAAAAGGTTTGGACAGTTATTATTAAGATTTGGTTGTGACACGTTTTTGCCACTTGTAGGGAGGGAGTATAATGTTCCATGTAAATTATAGttgtcttttttatttatttctttaataGAGTTTTGCAAACCTGTGTACTCTTGTGGTTTGTTGGAAAAACCACCCTTATTCCCAATGTCTGGTTTTCCAGTGAGGTGATTTGCTTCTAAAGTTGTCCCTTTTCCTTTGTCTGATTGTAAGGTATTATAGACTACGTTAGAGTTATTTTGCACTTGAGTTTTGTCATAGTTCATATGCTGGGTATTTAAAAACTTACTTGACATTGCATCAAAGATGCGTACATTGATACCTGGGCCAGTAGCGGAGATTGCCCTATTCAAGTGATGATTGGCTGCCTTGCCTTTGCTTTTTCTTGGAAAGGAAAATGTCATCCACTGTTGTGTAGTGTCCTCCTTAGGTAGTGATGCCTCGTTTGTGACTGGTCCATTTTTTTGGCAACTTGGAAGAGTCCTATGGGGGCAACTTTGATTGGAATGGCCCaaccttccacaaactttgcacaAGAAACCTGCTCCTTCATAGTGAATTGGTTGTTTGAGTTTCCAATCATGAAGGTTTTGACCAACTGGTCCAATGACATTTCCACACATATTCTTGCATATCTCCCCCTTAATGTGGCTGATGTGCATGCATCCACTTTCAGTAACTTACCAATGTAGTTCCCAATTTTTGTTAGAATGATCCCATCATAAAATTCTGTGGGAAGCTGTGGTAATCTAATCCAAACGGCAGTGTAGTTTTGAGATGCCTTTGTTGCTACAAAATTTGGAACCCATTTTTGTACTGATAAGAAGTAACCATTGATGAACCATGGACCATCATGTAGAATCCTTTTCATGCTTTCTTCTTTCATCAATTTAACCGTATAGTAATCTTCCCCTAGGTCTATTAGAGGATAATTTTCATCTACCTTTTATAACTCTTGAGTTTTCTTCTTAAGGTAGTGATGAACAATTCTTTTGCCCATGAGTTTGATAATTAGCGAGTACTTCCATGAATTGTACATTCTTTGTTTATCATCCTCACTCAGGATGATTTGCCTCATATTTTGGCCCACATCTTCCATTGAAGTATTTCCAAAGTCATAAGGTTGGGTGTCCATTGTTGTACACAAAGGCCCTGGGTTTGATCGAGAGTTGATTGAGAATATTTCTCCTTGAATTAATTTCTCCTTATAAAAAGAAGTAGAATTGATTGTTGGATTGATTGTTGGTGAATTTTTATCAGGGGGTTTGGGTGGAATTTGATGCGGATTTCCTGATGGTTTGGTTAGTGAGAAGTTGCTCATTCTCTCTCTAAGGTCTGTTTTATAAAATTATAGCTAATACATTATGCTTTCTTTACAAGCAATACATATTCTTACGCGAAAAACACATAAGATGTTCAAAAATAGACGCCTCACTTCTCAGACCAGGTAGTTCAACTTTTGATTAATATCGGAAATGCGATTAGCTGATCACTTGATTATTCTTGAAAGTTGACTAGAACGCATGTTAGTTATCTATTGATTATTTACTTTCTAAGAGGATTATATAGTTTTAATTTATATTTGATCTGTTTTTAaaagattcattatataactcattTTTATAGTCTGTTTTGCCAAGctttttttgggccaaaagtattttttttttgtcaaaaacaCTTTTGGcgaaaaattgaggtgtttgaccaaacttttggaaggaaaaaaagtatttttgaggagaagcagaaaaaagtagatTCTCTCCAAAAGCATTTTTCGGAGatgcacttttgagaaaaatacatttaaaaatagttttcaaAAGCATGATCAAACATTAATTACTACTCAAAagagtttttcaaattaattactcaaatacaaactgcttctcatcaaaaatatttttttaaaagaatttttaagaaaaatacttcttaaaataaattgagtttagaagcttggccaaacacgcTATTAATAGATATATAATATGAATAAATAACGGTCTTTGTATCCATTTGCCACCGCTAGGGCAGGCTAAGCTTACAAAGaatttttttctatcttttcttcttctttttcaaggCAAGTaatattgattttttttttttttcatttagttGCCCAATTCATAAAACCCGAGAATCCATAATGTCAAAGACACTTGGCGTATGAAAGACGTTGCAACGTAAGCTCCTACACCTGAAAAAACCAAAGAGATATACAAAGAAGCTGTCAACATTCAAATCTTACCCCAATTTTCCTTTCTCTATATGTCCACTCCCACCCCCAACCCCAACATTCAACGCCTCAAAGAATAAGCAGCAAAAACAGGACTTCTCAACTGATAATTACTCATTATGTGGATATCTTTGAACGAcaaatttctctctctctctctttgtgaagaataaggatgtCAATTAGGCCAAGTTGCTGACAAGTAATTATCCCTACCCTCAATTGTTACTCGTAAATCTGTCCACTACGTGAATTCTCACAGTTAGGTCGAATTTTTACTTCCAAATTAGTCTTTTGATTTGCTTGCTAACTTTGACATGGGGTTCGTTGTATTTTTTTTACAGGTGATTAGTCTATTTCTTTCTTTGACGTCATAAATTCTCCTCCAACCCCTGTTTTGCTCTGTTTCTTTGCTTCCACCTGAATTTTCGTACTGATTAAAATCCATGGCCACTCTCAAAATTTCTTCTCTTCTCTGAATATGGCTTCTTTTTCTCGGTTCCTCTATCAAAATCTTTTTTTGTCGCTTACTACCGCGTTTGCCTCTGTTTCCACCTATTTGTCTCCTCTGTTCAGCTTCATCACCACTTTCTTCCGCAGGTATTTATTTATGTAAATCCACTGTCCCTTTTTTATTTTCCATTATTTTAACAATCCTTCCTATTTTCTTCGTTTAAATCACAGATTAAGAAGGGGTAATCCTTCATTAAACAAGAATTCAGGCTTTAAAGAAGAGTATCAGAAAGAAGCTGATTTTTCAGAGGCAGAACAGCAGTTAGATTCTGAGTCTGAAGCTTTTAAGGATGCTTCTGAATTCCCAGATTCGGAAAATAATGGGGAGGTACAAAAAACTGAGTTGAGTTTTACATTTAGATTTCCAACCTATGAAGAATTTTGTAAGAGCAGGGGAGAAAAAGGTGAATTTCTTAGCTCTAAATGGATGCCCTCCACGTGTAACCATAAGTCCCTCACAGAAACAGAGGTTGTTGAAACAGAGGATTTGAAAGAAGTTCATAGTAAAAGTGAATCCTTTAATGAGGAAGAAAAAGGGAATTCAGGTAATTTAACGTGTGATGAAGAGGAAATGCAGAAAAGTGAAGGACTCAATTCCGTGAAAGGAGAATCAAATATTAGTGATGAGTTTCTGTTTGAATCTGAGAAGGATTCTTTAACTGATTCTGATACTGTGTCAGTTGGTTTTGAGCATATTCGTTACCTTATGAACAAATTAGTTGATCAGTATAGTGATGGCTTCTTGACTGGTGAAGACTTTGGTGGTGAATTTGAGCATAATGAAAAACTAAGTGATTTTGAAATGTCAGAGGAAAATCAAGAATCTGAAGATTCTGATAGTGATATAATGGAAGAGCTAAGGAAATTAGAACATGATCAAGCACAACAATTTTTATCTGAGGATGATTTTCAAGAAACTGTCAAGTTAAGAAATGAAGATGCAAACAAATTGGAGACGTTGTGGGAACATCAAGAATTAATTGAACAATTAAAAATGGAACTTAGGAAAGTCAGAGATATGGGTTTGCCTACTATTTTGGAAGAATCAGGGTCtctaaaaatggaagatttgcagCCATGGAAAATTGAGGAAAAGTTTCAACGTGAAGATTGCATGAGTGAACTTCATAAGTTTTACAAGAGTTATAGAGAAAGGATGCGCAAATTTGACATCTTGACGTACCAGAAGATGTACGCAATAGGTCAGTAACAACTCACAACTTCAACGTTAACGTATGATTGCTGAACTTTATTCGTAACAACAAATTTGCAAAAACTATTTTCACTCACATTAAGTAACTGAATTCCATGTTTTCTGCATAATGATCACGAAAAGCAGGGGCGGATTTACGTGAACCCAGTAGTTTTTGATGTGTTCGAATAATTCACTAAATTATCTATAAATATTTGAATGTGAATCCACTTACTATTGTAAATTTACTCGAGGTCGTTGCAAGAACCCATAAACATTAAATCCTGAATCGGCCTTCATTCCTTTTCGTCCTTTCTTAGTTGGTGTACTAGTATTAGTTGTTCATGGTTATCTTCATATTTATTTGGATCAATTAGTATTAGGTGAAATGAATAACAGGACCCACAAAATCTGGTTAGCTGGGCTCTCCTAACTCAGAACAAAATGAAATCTCAAGCATTGGGATGCATGACGTAACAAACAAAAGTAGACACAAGAAAAAAGACTTACTatctttttttcctatttttgttCTCCACGATATGAAAATAAATTTGCTACTTAATGAATCATTGTAAGTTTGTAACCAACCCATGtttgtttttataattacatACTATTACAGGTAACTTAGTCTGTGCAGAGAACTTAAATTCTTTTCATGTTTTGCTGTTCTGATCCGAAAATTTTACAGGTTATCTGCAGAAAGATCCAATAAATGATCCATTTCAACATATCTCAAGCCAGAGATGTTCAGGTCCTAAACTAAAATCCCTTATTTCACAAAATATTCGGCTATTGAAGCATAAAAGACATGACAATATTGACCCAATGGTAAAGTTTATCAAAGTATTGCAGAGTGATCTTGAAGTCATATACGTTGCACAGATGTGTCTTTCTTGGGAATTTCTGCACTGGCAATATGGGAAGGCTTTAAGTTTGTGGGATTCTGATCCTCGTGGTGTCCGTACATATAATGAAGTTGCTGGAGAGTTTCAACAGTTTCAAGTTCTCTTGCAAAGATTTATAGAAAATGAACCTTTTCAAGGGCCTAGAGTTCAATATTACATCAAGAGTCGATATGATCTTCGTAATCTTCTTCAAGTTCCTGTCATAAGAGGTAAGCGTCTGAAAAGATTTTAGAGTAAACGTTGTATGCACTAACGAAATAGAGTTCTTACACTACTAGTGAAACCTTGTGCCACATTTATCATGTTAACAATTAGTGTTTATCTTATAAGTGACACGATTGTGTCAATATATTTTACACACCGTCGGTGCATAAACTTAAACTCTTGTTTTATCATTCAATGTACTAATAAAGAGGTTGATGGGGCAGAGGACAGAATGAAAGATAAAAACAAGGCTAGAGCTGGAGAAAAGGCTGATTATTTCATAACAAGTGACATGCTAGTGGAGATACTGGAAGAATCAATTCGAATATTTTGGCAATTTGTTAGAGCTGATAGAAATTGCTCCAACATGATGGTGAAGGGTCAAAATAGGAAACGTCAAGAGCTTCAAGCACCAGAAGATTTGGAGCTTTTAATGGACGTCAAAAAAAGTCTTGAAAAGGTAGATTCTTAGTTTTTCGCTGATAATACGCATTGCCTAAGGATTTAATGTACATTGATAGTATCAAATAATTTTTACACTATCATTGTATTACTATTACCCGTAATTATCGTTTAGGCGAGCTGATAGTATAAAAATTCATTATGTTGTCACTCATTGCGCGATTCTTGTGGAATGCAGAAAGAAAAGAAGCTGAAACATGCTTTGAGAGGTGAATGCTGCATACTGAGGAGGTTCAGGAAGCATAAGGAAGAAGATGATTCAGATCATGTACTCTACTTTTTCTCTCAAGTAGACATGAAATTAGTAGCTAGAGTCCTTAACATGTCTAGGCTAACAACAAATCAACTAGTCTGGTGTCACAACAAATTAAAAAAGATTAGTTTCGTGCACCGGAAAATACATGTAGATCCTTCTTTTTTGCTCTTCCCTTGTTAATATTagtcctctttttttcttttcccggaGGGTATTATCCTTTGGAGTCCATCTTTTCTGTGGAAAGTTTTGTTTATTTGAAATTGTAGAGAATGTCTTTTTGATATGAAAACTTTTAATTTTCTGACAACAACTTCTAGTTCCAGAGGGAACAAGCTGACTCCAACAACGTTAAGCAGCAAGAAGATTGTAATTTTTCATGAAGAGTTATGCTATTCCACTTTTTTGTGCCAACCCAAAAGGAGACAGATGTACTAGGATAATCCAATTTGACAGAAAAGGATTGTTTAGTCATGAGTAGGAGGAGGGAAAAAAATGTTTTGTCAAGAATGGGATTCGAACCCATGCCCTTTCGGACCAGTACCTGAAACTGGCGCCTTAGACCAACTCGGCCATCTTGACCTGTTGGTGGTGGTTTTACCAATACCTCATATAAATTCTACCAACTCCATATCTTTCTTTAACTATTTCCTATTCTCAATTACTTGTAGCTCTTTCACAAACACAAGCCCATTGAAGTCAACTCTCATGGATTTTCCGAACTTTGTGGGCTGACAAGGAATTTGTAGTAAAAATagtacgggctagccagttttcggactagtcattaaaaaatagccagcgtttgcaaagtcattaaaaaataaccattattttgctgcaatagggaccgatccagcataatatactagagataagtacacctatgtatgaacttccagcatgaACTTCAATACGCgaaaagtttcagcataatatactggagattagagcacatgtgtatgaacttcagtatattatgctggagttccagtatacttatgctggaactccagtatattatgctggaactccagtatattatgctggaatatttttcgaattttgaacagtattttcgttcagatttatctttacatgaaaagtggctaaatttcaattacttttgaaaatgtaactatttttgaatgaccacttgtaaatctggctatttttgaatttctcctaaATTTGTACAAATACTATGTCCATTAGACTTCCCTGTCTTCTCTCTCGTGTAAATGCAAGCGATTAAATGAGAAATTAGGTTTTAACAGTTCTTATTTTTTTTGTTGGTAATTAGAAATTTTAGTAATCACCAAGTATATATTTACATACCTAGCTTTAAAAAAAACTATCATCACAGCAAGAAGTAAACATCTACTACATCTGCATTATTCTAACTCTCAAAAATCCTAGCCTTGCTCGAGGTTACTCTTCCTGCTCTCACGTTGCATATGCAATATGCATGCAATCTCCTTTGCAATGTTGTTGATCTGTTTCTTTCTTCTCAATGACGCAAAAGTAGTTGCGCCTCCTACCCCGTGTCAATAATAGAAGACCTAGGAAAACATTAACGGAAGAAAGGAACCAAGTATCTTGAGAAACATTATAATGAACAAAATAACATTTCACTTCAAAAATCCTTGAATAAGAAAACACAGCTTAATATAAATTGACGCCATGAGCTAAATTTTCAGAGAAAATTAGCAAGAACTGGAAGAAGCAAGACATTGTTGCATAAAAAAATTCAAGGATTGCTCATTTTCCCCTCCTTTTGatggtaactcaaaatgctttaCAAGAGATTCATTCTTCTGGCAGCATTTAAACAAGCTCCATACATTTCCAGATTCCCGccagacaattcttaattatagtATACAGATATTGGAACGATATATTATCAAGTAAACTGATGGCTGGCACTAATTAAGCTGAAAACCAGAAAGCTCCAATTGTCATGAATCCTTTTCCTCtaatgctatgctcaactccaTGTTTTCGTTGCCCCTACGTATTTTTAGCCGAACTTCATCACCTATGTTATAGTTATCCAGGGCTTTATACAAATCTGCTTTACTCCGAACCTGCAACAACATGAAATGAGAAATCTCAGAAATGCAGACTTGCTTAGAACAATaaccaacaaaaaaaaatcatattgATCCTCATCTCACCAATGAGAGAGGGAAAGAGAAAAACTAAAGGGACTAGTTAGAGCAACAACgacgacccagtaaaatcccacaaagtggggtctagggagggtagtgtgtacgcagacctcacccctaccccgatggggcagagaggctgtttccgatagaccctcagctCAGGAAGACGGAAATAAAATAAGAAGAGACAAAATATCAGAATCGTCAACAGAAATCACAGAAATAAAACATCATCATAAAAACCATAAAATAGATGGCATGCAATAACAATAACCAGTAATCAAGGCCCGGAGCTATGAAAAATAGAAAGGACTACTTAGAGCATAAACTGCAAACTAATTTAACCCTTTTCATTCGTTTGCGCTCTCTTTGCTTATCAGTACAATCACCTAATTACTTGTGCTTTCTAACCAAATCTAATCCTTTCAAGCTTAAGCAGACTaggaaattttatttttctttctttttccctaaCCTCCTAATGGAATCAACATTATTAGTTTATTCACCCACACCTCACATTACTCGAATTCTAGACCTGCAAGTTGGAGGCCAGGAGCAATGTTCATATCACCAATTTGCAGTAACAAAAAACAACATGCCCCCCTAACACACCTAAAACAGAAATCACTCACAGGTTTGCCATCCACTGCTTCAATAATATCACCAAGTACTATATTTCCTGCAAAACCCCTGGTAGTAGGAAGAAGTCCAGCTTTGGCTGCAAGACTATTTCCAGGTACCTAAATAGAGCAGGAATTGGTTTAGACAAAAGAGATACTGCGAGTTTTATTCTAAAGGATAACTGTCCCTAGCAGGGTCAACAGTGACAGCAATATACCTGCAGAATCAGAGCTCCATTTCGAACATTAAGTTGGTTGGCAATCAGGTCTGGAGCAATTTCAATATTCAAACCAGCACGAACAACCTGACATGCATAAGACATACAAATacataaacaaacaaataaataataaacctTAAGAGTATGAAACCAATTTACTGTTTTTGTCCCCCCCCCCAACCCCCTCCCCCCAACCCCCCCAAATACTCCCACGGAATCCAAATTCATCACCTACAACTTCCCAACCCCCAAAAGAAAAGAACCACTATTTTAAA contains:
- the LOC104228761 gene encoding uncharacterized protein isoform X1, whose translation is MASFSRFLYQNLFLSLTTAFASVSTYLSPLFSFITTFFRRLRRGNPSLNKNSGFKEEYQKEADFSEAEQQLDSESEAFKDASEFPDSENNGEVQKTELSFTFRFPTYEEFCKSRGEKGEFLSSKWMPSTCNHKSLTETEVVETEDLKEVHSKSESFNEEEKGNSGNLTCDEEEMQKSEGLNSVKGESNISDEFLFESEKDSLTDSDTVSVGFEHIRYLMNKLVDQYSDGFLTGEDFGGEFEHNEKLSDFEMSEENQESEDSDSDIMEELRKLEHDQAQQFLSEDDFQETVKLRNEDANKLETLWEHQELIEQLKMELRKVRDMGLPTILEESGSLKMEDLQPWKIEEKFQREDCMSELHKFYKSYRERMRKFDILTYQKMYAIGYLQKDPINDPFQHISSQRCSGPKLKSLISQNIRLLKHKRHDNIDPMVKFIKVLQSDLEVIYVAQMCLSWEFLHWQYGKALSLWDSDPRGVRTYNEVAGEFQQFQVLLQRFIENEPFQGPRVQYYIKSRYDLRNLLQVPVIREDRMKDKNKARAGEKADYFITSDMLVEILEESIRIFWQFVRADRNCSNMMVKGQNRKRQELQAPEDLELLMDVKKSLEKKEKKLKHALRGECCILRRFRKHKEEDDSDHVLYFFSQVDMKLVARVLNMSRLTTNQLVWCHNKLKKISFVHRKIHVDPSFLLFPC
- the LOC104228761 gene encoding uncharacterized protein isoform X2 codes for the protein MASFSRFLYQNLFLSLTTAFASVSTYLSPLFSFITTFFRRLRRGNPSLNKNSGFKEEYQKEADFSEAEQQLDSESEAFKDASEFPDSENNGEVQKTELSFTFRFPTYEEFCKSRGEKGEFLSSKWMPSTCNHKSLTETEVVETEDLKEVHSKSESFNEEEKGNSGNLTCDEEEMQKSEGLNSVKGESNISDEFLFESEKDSLTDSDTVSVGFEHIRYLMNKLVDQYSDGFLTGEDFGGEFEHNEKLSDFEMSEENQESEDSDSDIMEELRKLEHDQAQQFLSEDDFQETVKLRNEDANKLETLWEHQELIEQLKMELRKVRDMGLPTILEESGSLKMEDLQPWKIEEKFQREDCMSELHKFYKSYRERMRKFDILTYQKMYAIGYLQKDPINDPFQHISSQRCSVLQSDLEVIYVAQMCLSWEFLHWQYGKALSLWDSDPRGVRTYNEVAGEFQQFQVLLQRFIENEPFQGPRVQYYIKSRYDLRNLLQVPVIREDRMKDKNKARAGEKADYFITSDMLVEILEESIRIFWQFVRADRNCSNMMVKGQNRKRQELQAPEDLELLMDVKKSLEKKEKKLKHALRGECCILRRFRKHKEEDDSDHVLYFFSQVDMKLVARVLNMSRLTTNQLVWCHNKLKKISFVHRKIHVDPSFLLFPC